A window of the Brassica napus cultivar Da-Ae chromosome C5, Da-Ae, whole genome shotgun sequence genome harbors these coding sequences:
- the LOC106397736 gene encoding pentatricopeptide repeat-containing protein At1g22830-like: MPSSPYRGLTVTELRKFIPKSWKRHIPQTGDDTSVPVALFKSLGQFISQGRLSEAFRTFSLLLLRHQSGSHEFVLQSAASLLSTCVELNEFVPGQQIHAHCISSGLEFDPVLVPKLVTFYSAFNLLHEAQTITESSDFNHPLPWNVLIGSYVRNKRFLEAVSAYKRMMNKGIQPDAFTYPSVLKACGALLDFASGRVVHGSVEVSPHRRSLYVCNALISMYARFGNVDIARRLFDTMSERDAVSWNTLINCYASQGKWEEALEFFDRMSLSGVEATVVTWNTLAGVLLQTGEYVKALSFVAKMRNHNVSLDSVAMINGLKACSQIGALRCGREFHCLAIRSCYARIENVGNSLITMYSRCGDLNHAFIVFQQMGANGLSTWNSIVSGYAHNERSEETCFLLREVMLAGFHPNHVTLASVLALCARVGSLQHGRELHCYILRRRSCFNDGLILWNSLVDMYSKSGKMGAAKRVFESMSKRDRVTYTSLIDGYGMLGEGEVALAWFKEMIRSGMEPDHVTMVAVLSACSHSDLVGEGERQFKKMQYVFGIHPRLEHYSCMVDLYCRAGLLVNARDVIRRIPYEPSRGMCATLVIACLIHGSKDIGEWAADLLRETEPVNWRHCLLIADMYTASGSWSKLEEVKRLMTSVGVAHEFAALGSSSINQEQSLDEERLVEVG, encoded by the coding sequence ATGCCGTCTTCTCCTTACCGCGGTCTCACTGTAACCGAGCTTCGCAAGTTCATACCCAAATCTTGGAAACGCCACATCCCACAAACCGGCGATGACACATCAGTTCCTGTTGCTCTGTTCAAATCTCTCGGACAGTTCATCTCCCAAGGTCGTCTGTCCGAAGCTTTCAGAACTTTCTCTCTTCTACTTCTTCGTCACCAGTCTGGTTCTCATGAATTCGTTCTGCAATCAGCTGCTTCCCTTTTGTCGACATGCGTGGAGCTTAACGAGTTTGTTCCAGGGCAGCAGATTCACGCTCACTGTATCTCCTCCGGTTTGGAGTTTGATCCTGTTCTGGTCCCAAAGCTTGTTACTTTCTACTCTGCTTTTAATCTCCTCCACGAAGCTCAGACCATTACCGAGAGCTCTGACTTTAATCATCCCTTGCCGTGGAATGTGCTCATCGGTTCGTATGTTAGGAACAAACGGTTTCTTGAGGCAGTCTCTGCTTACAAGCGAATGATGAACAAAGGAATCCAACCGGATGCTTTTACGTACCCTTCTGTTCTCAAAGCTTGCGGAGCTTTACTGGATTTTGCATCTGGAAGAGTTGTTCATGGCTCCGTTGAGGTTAGCCCTCACAGACGCAGCTTGTATGTCTGCAATGCGTTGATATCTATGTATGCCAGATTTGGTAATGTGGACATTGCTCGGAGATTGTTTGACACCATGTCTGAACGGGATGCTGTCTCGTGGAATACATTGATTAACTGTTATGCTTCTCAAGGCAAATGGGAGGAAGCTCTCGAGTTTTTCGATAGAATGAGTCTCTCTGGCGTAGAAGCGACTGTTGTAACATGGAACACGTTAGCTGGAGTTCTTTTGCAGACGGGAGAGTATGTAAAGGCTTTGAGTTTTGTAGCGAAGATGAGAAATCACAATGTGAGTTTAGATTCTGTAGCTATGATTAATGGTTTGAAGGCATGCTCGCAGATTGGAGCTTTACGGTGCGGTAGAGAGTTCCATTGCCTTGCGATACGTAGCTGTTACGCTCGAATCGAGAACGTTggaaactcgttgatcacaatGTACTCAAGATGTGGTGATCTTAATCACGCCTTTATAGTGTTTCAGCAGATGGGAGCGAATGGTTTGAGTACATGGAACTCTATCGTCTCCGGTTATGCGCACAACGAGAGATCAGAAGAAACATGTTTCCTTCTCAGGGAGGTGATGCTCGCTGGCTTTCACCCAAACCACGTTACTCTCGCCAGCGTTCTCGCGCTTTGTGCTCGAGTGGGAAGCCTGCAGCATGGGAGAGAGCTCCACTGCTACATCCTGAGGCGACGAAGCTGTTTCAATGACGGTTTAATCCTTTGGAACTCCCTTGTTGATATGTATTCAAAATCCGGGAAAATGGGAGCTGCCAAAAGGGTGTTTGAGTCGATGAGCAAGAGGGACAGAGTGACATACACTTCCTTGATAGATGGATACGGTATGTTGGGTGAAGGAGAAGTCGCCTTGGCGTGGTTCAAGGAAATGATCAGATCAGGTATGGAACCTGATCATGTAACCATGGTTGCAGTTTTATCAGCTTGTAGCCATTCCGATTTAGTGGGGGAAGGAGAAAGGCAGTTTAAGAAGATGCAGTATGTGTTTGGTATACACCCTCGCCTCGAACACTATTCATGTATGGTTGATCTCTACTGCAGAGCAGGTCTGCTTGTTAACGCCAGAGATGTAATCCGCAGAATCCCTTACGAGCCGTCTCGTGGTATGTGTGCTACTCTGGTAATAGCTTGTTTGATCCACGGAAGCAAAGACATTGGCGAATGGGCTGCAGATCTGCTACGGGAGACGGAGCCAGTGAATTGGAGACACTGTTTGTTGATAGCTGATATGTATACAGCTTCTGGTTCTTGGAGCAAGCTTGAAGAGGTGAAGAGGTTGATGACTAGTGTGGGAGTAGCTCATGAGTTTGCTGCTCTTGGTTCTTCTTCCATCAACCAGGAGCAAAGTTTAGACGAAGAACGTCTTGTAGAAGTAGGATAA